A part of Falco naumanni isolate bFalNau1 chromosome 19, bFalNau1.pat, whole genome shotgun sequence genomic DNA contains:
- the TM2D2 gene encoding TM2 domain-containing protein 2, with product MAPRRGGPVGYVLLCGQAALLLGNLLLLQGASRGLPHNGTEAEAPGPPAASWAYTDPRAPLVLCTYLPEEFVECEEPVDHGGNATAQQELGHGCVKFGGQAYGEVDHTRVQCRALDGIECAEPRSFLRGSKPCVKYTGHYFITTLLYSFFLGCFGVDRFCLGHTGTAVGKLLTLGGLGIWWFVDLILLITGGLMPSDGSNWCTVY from the exons ATGGcgccgcggcgcggcgggccggTGGGCTACGTGCTGCTATGCGGGCAGGCCGCGCTGCTGCTCGgcaacctgctgctgctgcagggcgcCTCCCGCGGCCTCCCCCACAACGGCACCGAAGCTGaggcgccggggccgcccgccgccagcTGGGCCTACACCGACCCGCGGGCGCCGCTCGTCCTCTGCACCTACCT CCCCGAGGAGTTCGTGGAGTGCGAGGAGCCGGTGGACCACGGCGGGAATGCCACGGcgcagcaggagctgggccaCGGCTGCGTGAAG TTCGGCGGACAGGCCTACGGCGAGGTGGACCACACGCGGGTGCAGTGCCGAGCGCTGGACGGCATCGAGTGCGCCGAGCCGCGGAGCTTCCTGCGGGGCAGCAAGCCCTGCGTCAA GTACACTGGACATTACTTTATAACCACTCTGCTCTACTCGTTTTTCCTGGGTTGCTTTGGAGTGGATCGCTTCTGCCTGGGCCATACCGGGACCGCCGTGGGGAAGCTGCTGACGCTCGGAGGACTGGGGATATGGTGGTTCGTGGATCTGATCCTGCTCATCACTGGTGGGCTGATGCCCAGTGACGGCAGCAACTGGTGCACCGTGTACtga
- the PLEKHA2 gene encoding pleckstrin homology domain-containing family A member 2 codes for MPYLDRQNRICGFLDIEENETCGKFLRRYFILDTQANCLLWYMDNPQNLAIGAGAVGSLQLTYISKVSIATPKQKPKTPFCFVINALSQRYFLQASDQKDLQDWVEALNRASKITVPKGGSVPLATEIAKPPVVPQAQERKPQVAYKTEIIGGVVVHTPISINQNGGDGGEGSDVAAHPLLRRSQSYIPTSAAKPPAGPPVLKSGYCVKQGNVRKSWKRRYFVLDEFSISYYKCEQDKEPLRSILLKDICKTHECLVKSGDLLMRDNLFEIITNSRTFYIQADSPEDMHSWIRVITGAVQALKNRPREMSFMRSTSMVKPGGSMAPSQQRQATEERRALCKAPSTSSWQPWTPVPQAEGKQPVPEEMPTLLRDSVFMPAFTERDAGAAPGKRLRHKSEPQHLKEKPFAFDLDDESIRTSDV; via the exons ATGCCGTACTTGGATCGACAGAACCGTATCTGCGGGTTCCTGGACATTGAAGAAAATGAGACCTGTGGCAAGTTTCTGCGGAGGTATTTCATCCTGGACACCCAGGCCAACTGCCTCCTGTGGTACATGGACAACCCTCAG aacCTGGCCATCGGTGCGGGTGCTGTCGGATCTCTGCAGCTGACCTATATTTCCAAG GTTAGCATCGCCACCCCGAAACAGAAGCCGAAAACTCCATTCTGCTTTG TTATCAATGCTTTATCTCAGCGCTATTTCTTACAAGCCAGCGATCAGAAGGACCTGCAGGACTGGGTGGAGGCGCTGAACCGGGCCAGTAAGATCACG GTGCCAAAGGGTGGCAGCGTCCCACTGGCCACGGAGATTGCGAAGCCTCCAGTGGTGCCCCAGGCCCAGGAGAGGAAGCCCCAGGTGGCCTACAAAACCGAGATCATCGGGGGGGTGGTGGTCCACACACCCATCTCCATCAACCAG AACGGCGGCGATGGAGGGGAGGGCAGCGACGTGGCTGCCCACCCGCTGCTGCGGCGCTCACAGAGCTACATCCCCACCTCGGCCGCCAAGCCACCCGCTGGGCCGCCCGTCCTCAAGAGCGGCTACTGCGTGAAGCAGGGGAACGTG aggaagagctggaagcGCCGGTACTTTGTTCTGGATGAATTTTCCATCAGTTACTACAAGTGCGAGCAG GACAAGGAGCCCTTGCGTTCGATTCTCCTGAAGGACATTTGCAAGACCCACGAGTGCCTGGTCAAGTCCGG TGACCTCCTGATGCGGGACAACCTCTTTGAAATCATAACGAACTCCAGGACCTTCTACATCCAG GCAGACAGCCCTGAGGACATGCACAGCTGGATCCGAGTAATCACAGGGGCGGTCCAGGCCCTGAAAAACCGCCCGAGG GAAATGTCCTTCATGAGATCCACCTCCATGGTCAAGCCTGGGGGCTCCATGGCCCCCTCCCAGCAGAGGCAGGCGACGGAGGAGAGGAGAGCACTGTGCAAAGCCCCCTCCACCTCGTCCTGGCAGCCCTGGACCCCGGTGCCACAGGCAGAGGGGAAGCAGCCGGTGCCGGAGGAGATGCCCACGCTGCTGAGAGACTCGGTGTTCATGCCAGCCTTCACAGAGCGCGACGCTGGAGCTGCGCCAGGCAAGCGCTTGCGGCACAAGTCAGAGCCGCAGCATCTCAAGGAGAAGCCGTTTGCCTTTGACCTGGACGATGAAAGCATCCGGACATCCGATGTCTGA